One window of Plasmodium relictum strain SGS1 genome assembly, chromosome: 14 genomic DNA carries:
- the PCNA2 gene encoding proliferating cell nuclear antigen 2, putative, which produces MFECRIDGQFFKKLFETLKDICTEVNLECDENGIKMQSMDCSHVSLVDLNIVSDFFQHYRCDKNCVLGISISFMLKILSVIKEKSTVFLFKEDNDNDAVLNIGIIDEEEQSSTDDSLEIQVKLINAQKEHLEIPQSEYHCQCTMKSKKFQEFTKYLNSIGDNVSISMKKDTMILSTTGSDIKVTKQFTNDMTDVSITCTKSVSQEFATRYLVMFSRASSLSDEVLISLSPNIPISIKFNFKQQLTDIQENSHLTFFLAPKIGDY; this is translated from the exons atgtttgaATGCAGAATAGATGGacaattttttaagaaattattCGAAACCTTAAAAGATATATGTACAGAAGTAAATTTAGAATGTGATGAGAATGGTATTAAAATGCAATCAATGGACTGTAGTCATGTATCTTTAGTTGATTTAAATATTGTATCAGATTTTTTTCAACATTACag atgcGATAAAAATTGCGTTTTAGGAATAAGTATAAGTTTCatgttaaaaatattatctgtgataaaagaaaaatctactgtatttttgtttaaaGAAGATAATGATAATGATGCTGTTTTAAATATTGGAATAATTGATGAGGAAGAACAATCAAGCACAGACGATTCATTAGAAATACAagttaaattaattaatgcTCAAAAAGAACATTTAGAAATACCTCAATCTGAATATCATTGCCAGTGCACAATGAAATCGAAAAAATTTCAAGaatttacaaaatatttaaattcaaTTGGAGATAATGTAAGCATATCAATGAAAAAAGATACTATGATTTTAAGTACAACTGGCTCTGATATAAAAGTAACTAAGCAATTTACAAATGATATGACAGACGTATCAATTACTTGTACTAAATCTGTTTCACAAGAATTTGCCACTAGATATCTAGTAATGTTTTCAAGAGCTTCATCTTTATCCGATGAAGTTTTAATATCTCTTTCTCCAAATATTCCTATATCAatcaaatttaattttaaacaaCAATTAACAGACATACAAGAAAATTCTCATTTAACTTTCTTCTTAGCACCGAAAATAGGAGACTATTAA